In Pseudomonas putida, a genomic segment contains:
- the livG gene encoding high-affinity branched-chain amino acid ABC transporter ATP-binding protein LivG, with protein sequence MSREILQVSGLSMRFGGLLAVNGVGLTVKEKQVVALIGPNGAGKTTVFNCLTGFYKPSGGTILLDGQPIQGLAGHQIARKGVVRTFQNVRLFKEMTALENLLIAQHRHLNTNFFAGLFKTPSFRRSEKEAMERAQYWLDKVNLTEFANRTAGTLAYGQQRRLEIARCMMTQPRIIMLDEPAAGLNPRETEDLKALIAYLRESHDVTVLLIEHDMKLVMSISDHIVVINQGTPLADGTPEQIRDNPDVIKAYLGEA encoded by the coding sequence ATGAGCCGCGAAATTCTGCAAGTCAGCGGCCTGAGCATGCGCTTCGGCGGCTTGTTGGCGGTCAACGGCGTGGGCCTGACCGTCAAGGAAAAACAGGTGGTGGCACTGATCGGCCCGAACGGCGCCGGCAAGACCACGGTGTTCAACTGCCTGACCGGTTTCTACAAGCCCAGCGGCGGCACCATCCTGCTCGATGGCCAGCCGATCCAGGGCCTGGCCGGCCACCAGATCGCCCGCAAAGGCGTGGTGCGCACCTTCCAGAACGTGCGCCTGTTCAAGGAAATGACGGCACTGGAAAACCTGCTGATCGCCCAACACCGCCACCTGAACACCAACTTCTTCGCCGGCCTGTTCAAGACGCCCAGCTTCCGCCGCAGCGAGAAAGAGGCCATGGAGCGGGCACAGTACTGGCTGGATAAGGTCAACCTGACCGAGTTCGCCAACCGCACCGCAGGCACCCTCGCCTATGGCCAGCAACGCCGCCTGGAAATCGCCCGCTGCATGATGACCCAGCCGCGCATCATCATGCTCGACGAACCGGCAGCGGGCCTGAACCCAAGAGAGACCGAAGACCTCAAGGCATTGATCGCCTATCTGCGCGAATCCCATGACGTGACCGTGCTGCTGATCGAGCACGACATGAAACTGGTGATGAGCATTTCCGACCATATCGTCGTCATCAACCAGGGCACCCCCCTGGCCGACGGCACGCCGGAGCAGATTCGCGACAATCCTGATGTGATCAAGGCCTACCTGGGGGAAGCGTAA
- the livH gene encoding high-affinity branched-chain amino acid ABC transporter permease LivH — MPEIYHFFQQLVNGLTIGSTYALIAIGYTMVYGIIGMINFAHGEVYMIGSYVAFIALAGLAMMGIHSLPILMTVAFVATIFVTSAYGYSIERVAYRPLRNSNRLIPLISAIGMSIFLQNTVLLSQDSKDKSIPNLIPGSFSFGPGGAEEVLVSYMQILVFVVTLVAMTCLTLFISRSRLGRACRACAEDIKMANLLGINTNNIIALTFVIGAALAAVAAVLLSMQYGVINPNAGFLVGLKAFTAAVLGGIGSIPGAMLGGLVLGVAEAFGADIFGDQYKDVVAFGLLVLVLLFRPTGILGRPEVEKV, encoded by the coding sequence ATGCCTGAGATCTACCATTTCTTCCAACAACTGGTTAATGGATTGACCATCGGCAGCACCTACGCCTTGATCGCCATCGGCTACACGATGGTGTACGGCATCATCGGCATGATCAACTTCGCCCACGGCGAGGTGTACATGATCGGTTCCTACGTGGCCTTCATCGCCCTCGCCGGCCTGGCCATGATGGGCATCCATTCGTTGCCGATCCTGATGACCGTCGCGTTCGTCGCGACGATCTTCGTTACCAGTGCCTACGGCTACAGCATCGAACGGGTTGCCTACCGGCCCCTGCGTAACAGCAACCGTCTGATCCCGCTGATTTCCGCCATCGGCATGTCGATATTCCTGCAAAACACCGTTTTGCTTTCCCAGGATTCCAAGGACAAGTCCATCCCCAACCTGATCCCTGGGAGCTTCTCCTTCGGCCCGGGCGGCGCGGAGGAGGTACTGGTTTCCTACATGCAGATCCTGGTGTTCGTGGTCACCCTGGTGGCCATGACCTGCCTGACCCTGTTCATCTCCCGTTCCCGCCTGGGGCGCGCCTGCCGCGCCTGCGCCGAGGACATCAAGATGGCCAACCTGCTGGGCATCAACACCAACAACATCATCGCCCTGACCTTCGTCATCGGCGCCGCCCTGGCGGCGGTAGCAGCCGTGCTGCTGAGCATGCAGTACGGGGTGATCAACCCCAACGCCGGCTTCCTGGTGGGCCTCAAGGCCTTCACCGCAGCGGTATTGGGCGGCATCGGCAGCATTCCGGGCGCCATGCTCGGCGGCCTGGTGCTGGGCGTGGCCGAAGCGTTCGGCGCCGATATCTTCGGCGACCAGTACAAGGATGTGGTGGCCTTCGGTCTTTTGGTTCTTGTCCTGCTGTTCCGGCCGACCGGCATCCTGGGCCGTCCGGAGGTTGAAAAAGTATGA
- a CDS encoding DUF2288 domain-containing protein, which produces MTDQTSTLYAKLLGETATIEWKALERFWAKGDLIWVDPSLDLITVAEAMAENRSEIFAKWRSDGTVGPVSAEQALDLQTRDPEIWAVVVSPFIVIQAKGD; this is translated from the coding sequence ATGACTGATCAAACAAGCACCCTCTATGCCAAATTGCTCGGCGAGACGGCGACCATCGAGTGGAAAGCGTTGGAGCGCTTCTGGGCCAAAGGTGACCTGATTTGGGTCGACCCGTCCCTCGACCTGATTACCGTAGCCGAGGCGATGGCCGAGAATCGCAGCGAGATCTTCGCCAAGTGGCGCAGTGATGGCACCGTCGGGCCGGTGTCGGCCGAACAAGCGCTCGACCTGCAAACCCGCGATCCAGAGATATGGGCAGTGGTTGTTTCGCCGTTCATCGTGATCCAGGCGAAGGGCGACTGA
- a CDS encoding high-affinity branched-chain amino acid ABC transporter permease LivM — protein MNRNLKQAFFSALLVWAVAFPVLGLKLSIDGISLVVHSQGSFTIGIIAVCSLLMFLRVLFDRQWSAVMGRRSDRKLIPPAVSNYLTLPKTQRYVIMGLIVAALVWPFFGSRGAVDIATLILIYVLLGLGLNIVVGLAGLLDLGYVGFYAVGAYSYAMLSHYLGWSFWVCLPIAGLMAATFGFLLGFPVLRLRGDYLAIVTLGFGEIIRLFLRNLTDWTGGPNGISNIPKPEFFGLTFERRAAEGMQTFHEFFGLQYNSINKVIFLYLVALLLALLALFVINRLLRMPIGRAWEALREDEIACRALGLNPTVIKLSAFTLGACFAGFAGSFFAARQGLVTPESFTFIESAIILAIVVLGGMGSQLGVILAAIVMILLPELMREFSEYRMLMFGALMVLMMIWRPQGLLPMQRPHMELRR, from the coding sequence ATGAACAGAAATCTCAAACAGGCGTTCTTCAGCGCCTTGCTGGTCTGGGCCGTGGCATTCCCGGTGCTGGGCCTGAAGCTCAGCATCGACGGCATCAGCCTGGTGGTCCACAGCCAAGGATCGTTCACCATCGGCATCATCGCCGTCTGCTCGCTGCTGATGTTCCTGCGCGTGCTGTTCGACCGGCAATGGAGCGCGGTCATGGGCCGTCGCTCGGACCGCAAGCTGATCCCACCGGCCGTGAGCAACTACCTGACCCTGCCCAAGACCCAGCGCTACGTGATCATGGGCCTGATCGTCGCGGCACTGGTGTGGCCGTTCTTCGGCTCGCGCGGGGCGGTCGACATCGCCACGTTGATCCTGATCTACGTGCTGCTGGGCCTTGGCTTGAACATCGTGGTTGGCCTCGCTGGCCTGCTCGACCTGGGTTACGTCGGCTTCTACGCCGTGGGTGCGTACAGCTACGCGATGCTCTCGCACTACCTGGGCTGGAGCTTCTGGGTCTGCCTGCCGATCGCCGGCCTGATGGCCGCCACCTTCGGCTTCCTGCTCGGCTTCCCGGTGCTGCGCCTGCGCGGTGACTATTTGGCGATCGTGACCCTCGGCTTCGGCGAGATCATCCGCTTGTTCCTGCGCAACCTCACCGACTGGACCGGCGGCCCCAACGGCATCAGCAACATCCCCAAGCCGGAGTTCTTCGGCCTGACCTTCGAGCGCCGCGCCGCCGAGGGGATGCAGACCTTCCATGAGTTCTTCGGGCTGCAATACAACTCGATCAACAAGGTCATCTTCCTCTACCTGGTGGCCCTGCTGCTGGCCCTGCTGGCGCTGTTCGTGATCAACCGGCTGCTGCGCATGCCGATCGGCCGCGCCTGGGAAGCCCTGCGCGAGGACGAGATCGCCTGCCGCGCATTGGGCCTGAACCCCACCGTGATCAAGCTCTCGGCCTTTACCCTCGGCGCCTGCTTCGCCGGTTTCGCCGGCAGCTTCTTCGCCGCGCGCCAGGGCCTGGTGACGCCGGAGTCGTTCACCTTCATCGAGTCGGCGATCATCCTCGCCATCGTCGTGCTTGGCGGCATGGGCTCGCAACTGGGCGTGATTCTCGCGGCCATCGTGATGATCCTGCTGCCGGAGCTGATGCGTGAGTTCAGCGAATACCGGATGCTGATGTTCGGTGCGCTGATGGTGTTGATGATGATCTGGCGTCCGCAAGGCCTGCTGCCTATGCAACGTCCCCATATGGAGCTGCGTCGATGA
- a CDS encoding COG3650 family protein, producing the protein MRLTPSLLLAAALPLFGGCQMLADTPSDPNIGTTRMQGELSAGGGQLLFKPCHESRQFVINDAAGTGILQEAANLATDANAKLFADVRGRLTGSKQATTDGQLDVRALYRLTPSPQACDDPNFKQLTLRASGNEPFWAVKASGRGMVIERPGKDPLPLPFLEEEIPGGGLTLSSEANGERVELWVAPQRCVDSASGAINHLRAELRIDGQTLQGCGYYGGARDN; encoded by the coding sequence ATGCGCCTCACCCCTTCCCTGCTGCTTGCCGCGGCCCTGCCCCTGTTCGGCGGCTGCCAGATGCTGGCGGACACGCCCAGCGACCCGAACATCGGCACCACGCGCATGCAGGGCGAACTGAGCGCCGGGGGCGGCCAGCTGCTGTTCAAACCGTGCCACGAAAGCCGCCAATTCGTGATCAACGATGCAGCCGGCACCGGCATCCTCCAGGAAGCCGCCAACCTCGCCACGGACGCCAACGCCAAGCTGTTCGCCGACGTGCGTGGGCGCCTTACCGGCAGCAAGCAGGCCACTACCGACGGCCAGCTCGACGTCCGCGCACTGTACCGCCTGACGCCCTCGCCACAGGCCTGTGACGACCCCAACTTCAAGCAGCTGACCCTGCGTGCCAGCGGCAACGAGCCGTTCTGGGCGGTAAAAGCCAGCGGCCGCGGGATGGTCATCGAACGTCCCGGCAAAGACCCATTGCCCCTGCCGTTCCTCGAAGAAGAAATCCCCGGCGGTGGCCTGACCCTGTCCAGCGAAGCCAACGGCGAGCGCGTGGAACTGTGGGTCGCCCCGCAGCGCTGCGTCGACAGCGCCAGCGGCGCGATCAACCACCTGCGTGCCGAACTGCGCATCGACGGGCAGACCCTGCAAGGCTGCGGCTACTACGGTGGCGCGCGCGACAACTGA
- a CDS encoding ABC transporter ATP-binding protein has protein sequence MLKFENVSTFYGKIQALHSVNVEINQGEIVTLIGANGAGKSTLLMTLCGSPQAHSGSIKYLGEELVGQPSSHIMRKSIAVVPEGRRVFARLTVEENLAMGGFFTDKGDYQEQLDKVLQLFPRLKERFVQRGGTMSGGEQQMLAIGRALMSKPKLLLLDEPSLGLAPIIIQQIFDIIEQLRRDGVTVFLVEQNANQALKIADRAYVLENGKVVMQGTGEALLTDPKVRDAYLGG, from the coding sequence ATGCTGAAGTTCGAGAACGTTTCCACTTTCTACGGCAAGATCCAGGCGCTGCACAGCGTCAACGTGGAGATCAACCAGGGCGAGATCGTCACCCTGATCGGTGCCAACGGCGCCGGCAAGTCGACCCTGCTGATGACCCTCTGCGGCTCGCCGCAGGCGCACAGCGGCAGCATCAAGTACCTGGGTGAGGAACTGGTCGGCCAGCCCTCCTCGCACATCATGCGCAAGAGCATCGCCGTGGTCCCCGAGGGCCGCCGCGTGTTCGCCCGCCTGACCGTCGAGGAGAACCTGGCCATGGGCGGGTTCTTTACCGACAAGGGCGACTATCAGGAGCAACTGGACAAGGTCCTGCAACTGTTCCCACGGCTGAAGGAACGTTTCGTCCAGCGTGGCGGCACCATGTCCGGCGGCGAGCAACAGATGCTGGCCATCGGCCGCGCACTGATGAGCAAGCCCAAGCTGCTGCTGCTCGACGAGCCGTCGCTGGGCCTGGCGCCGATCATCATCCAGCAGATCTTCGACATCATCGAACAGTTGCGCCGCGATGGCGTGACGGTGTTCCTGGTGGAGCAGAACGCCAACCAGGCGTTGAAGATCGCCGACCGGGCCTATGTGCTGGAGAACGGCAAGGTGGTGATGCAAGGCACTGGCGAGGCCTTGCTGACCGACCCGAAGGTGCGCGACGCGTACCTGGGTGGTTGA
- a CDS encoding branched-chain amino acid ABC transporter substrate-binding protein, translated as MIKISKLFAAMALAGVASQAFAADTIKIGIAGPKTGPVTQYGDMQFIGAKQAIKDINAKGGVDGKMLEAKEYDDACDPKQAVAVANKVVNDGVKFVIGHLCSSSTQPASDIYEDEGVIMITPAATSPEITARGYKLIFRTIGLDSAQGPAAGNYIADHVKPKVVAVLHDKQQYGEGIATAVKQTLEQKGTKVAVFEGLNAGDKDFSSIIQKLKQNNVDFVYYGGYHPELGLILRQAQEKGLKAKFMGPEGVGNDSISQIAQNASEGLLVTLPKSFDADPENKAIVDAIKADGKDPSGPFVFPAYSAVELIAKGIEAAKSEDTEKVAEAIHAGSFKTPTGTLSYDEKGDLKDFKFVVYEWHFGKPKTEVSPQ; from the coding sequence ATGATCAAGATTTCCAAGCTGTTCGCCGCGATGGCACTGGCCGGCGTTGCCAGCCAGGCATTTGCCGCCGATACCATCAAGATCGGTATCGCCGGTCCGAAAACCGGTCCGGTCACCCAATACGGCGACATGCAGTTCATCGGCGCCAAGCAGGCCATCAAGGACATCAACGCCAAGGGCGGCGTGGATGGCAAAATGCTCGAAGCCAAGGAATACGACGACGCCTGCGACCCTAAACAGGCCGTGGCGGTCGCCAACAAAGTGGTCAACGACGGCGTCAAGTTCGTCATCGGCCACCTGTGCTCCAGCTCCACCCAGCCAGCGTCCGACATCTACGAAGACGAAGGCGTAATCATGATCACCCCGGCCGCCACCTCGCCGGAAATCACCGCCCGTGGCTACAAGCTGATCTTCCGCACCATCGGTCTGGACAGCGCCCAGGGCCCAGCGGCCGGCAACTACATCGCCGACCACGTCAAGCCGAAAGTCGTCGCGGTCCTGCACGACAAGCAGCAGTACGGTGAAGGCATCGCCACCGCGGTCAAGCAGACCCTCGAGCAGAAAGGCACCAAGGTTGCCGTGTTCGAAGGCCTGAACGCCGGTGACAAGGACTTCTCCTCGATCATCCAGAAGCTCAAGCAGAACAACGTCGACTTCGTCTACTACGGTGGCTACCACCCAGAGCTGGGCCTGATCCTGCGCCAAGCCCAGGAAAAAGGCCTGAAGGCCAAGTTCATGGGCCCAGAGGGCGTGGGTAACGACTCGATCTCGCAGATCGCCCAGAACGCCTCCGAAGGCCTGCTGGTCACCCTGCCGAAGTCGTTCGACGCCGACCCGGAGAACAAGGCCATCGTCGATGCCATCAAGGCCGATGGCAAGGACCCTAGCGGCCCGTTCGTGTTCCCGGCGTACTCGGCCGTGGAGCTGATCGCCAAAGGTATCGAAGCGGCCAAGTCCGAGGACACCGAGAAGGTGGCCGAGGCTATCCACGCCGGCTCCTTCAAGACCCCGACCGGCACCCTGTCGTACGACGAGAAAGGCGACCTGAAGGACTTCAAGTTCGTGGTCTACGAATGGCACTTCGGCAAGCCGAAGACCGAAGTATCCCCTCAGTAA